Proteins from one Mucilaginibacter jinjuensis genomic window:
- a CDS encoding site-specific integrase: protein MIKNVAVLFYLKKRTNSKEEKVPVYVRITCDGQRAELATGQKIQAKLWNPSEERAKGKTEAVYKLNSALNDFELKINDTIRYLKDCGEELTAEKIKNRFLGKTEKPVMLVDVFKEHNRKVAALVNEEFAPATVTRYETTLKHTQDFMQWKYKINDIRVKQIDHRFISEFEFYLRSVRKCNNNSALKYIKNFGKIVRICLASGWITVNPFLNYKIKIKKVDRPFLSKEELEIMASKTFVSARLEQVRDIFLFSCYTGLAYIDVQKLRRSEIVKGHDGEQWIFTSRQKTDTPSRIPLMPYALSVIEKYRDHPQCEIEDKLLPILSNQKTNAYLKEIADLCGINKDLTFHIARHTFATTVTLLNGVPIESVSKMLGHTNIKTTQHYARILDLKVGEDMGALRKKLQTS, encoded by the coding sequence ATGATCAAAAATGTGGCTGTTCTCTTTTATCTGAAAAAGAGGACGAATTCAAAAGAAGAAAAAGTTCCGGTTTATGTACGGATCACCTGCGATGGACAGCGTGCCGAATTGGCAACCGGTCAAAAAATTCAGGCAAAGCTCTGGAATCCCAGTGAAGAAAGAGCCAAAGGCAAAACAGAGGCGGTGTATAAATTGAACTCGGCCCTTAATGATTTCGAACTAAAGATTAACGATACGATCCGTTACTTAAAAGATTGTGGTGAAGAGCTCACAGCGGAAAAAATCAAAAACAGGTTCCTGGGCAAAACTGAAAAGCCCGTTATGCTGGTTGACGTATTCAAGGAACATAACCGTAAAGTAGCAGCCTTGGTGAATGAGGAATTTGCACCCGCGACCGTTACCCGGTATGAAACAACGCTAAAGCATACGCAAGACTTTATGCAATGGAAATACAAGATCAATGATATCCGCGTCAAGCAAATTGATCACCGGTTTATCAGTGAATTTGAGTTCTACCTCCGTTCGGTTCGTAAATGCAATAACAATTCAGCTTTAAAGTATATCAAGAACTTTGGTAAAATTGTTCGCATCTGTTTGGCGAGTGGCTGGATTACTGTCAATCCCTTTCTTAATTACAAAATCAAAATTAAAAAAGTTGATCGGCCATTTCTGTCGAAAGAAGAGTTGGAGATCATGGCTTCGAAAACTTTCGTTAGCGCTCGTCTTGAGCAGGTCAGGGATATCTTTTTATTCAGTTGTTATACAGGATTGGCTTACATCGATGTGCAAAAACTTAGGCGCTCTGAAATTGTCAAGGGTCACGACGGTGAGCAATGGATTTTTACAAGTCGCCAAAAAACCGATACACCCTCCCGTATTCCACTTATGCCTTATGCATTGAGTGTAATTGAAAAATATCGCGATCATCCACAATGTGAGATTGAGGATAAGCTCCTACCCATATTAAGCAACCAAAAAACGAATGCTTACTTAAAGGAGATTGCAGATTTGTGCGGTATAAATAAAGATCTAACTTTTCATATTGCCAGGCATACTTTCGCAACCACCGTCACCTTATTGAATGGTGTACCAATAGAGAGCGTGTCCAAAATGCTTGGCCATACCAATATTAAAACCACGCAGCATTACGCGAGGATCTTGGATTTAAAGGTTGGCGAAGATATGGGAGCTTTGAGAAAGAAGCTGCAAACTTCCTGA
- a CDS encoding pyridoxal phosphate-dependent aminotransferase, with the protein MPQISHKGEQMPASPIRKLTPFADAAKQQGKKVFHLNIGQPDIETPQGMLDAIHNSTFKVWAYTPSEGTLSYRQKLTEYYNKLGYNITPQNIIVTTGGSEAITIAMMTCLNPGDEVIIPEPFYANYNGFACQSDIVVKPILSYINNGFALPEISEFEKVITDKTKAIIICNPNNPTGYLYSKEEMEELKTLCLKHDLYLFSDEAYREFCYDGREFISPMHLDGLDENVLVMDTVSKRYSACGARLGCLITKNEAVIKTGLKFAQARLSAGMLEQIAGEAAVDTPDSYFEGVNKEYTHRRDVLVKALNNMEGVFCPNPGGAFYVVAKLPIDNADKFCQWMLEEFEYNNQTVMMAPATGFYSTPGAGTNEVRMAYVLNSDDLQAAMTCLQEALKVYPGRK; encoded by the coding sequence ATGCCGCAAATTTCGCACAAGGGCGAGCAAATGCCCGCCTCTCCTATACGTAAACTAACTCCGTTTGCCGATGCTGCAAAGCAACAGGGCAAAAAGGTATTCCACTTAAATATTGGTCAACCCGATATCGAGACCCCACAGGGAATGCTGGATGCCATACATAACAGCACCTTTAAAGTATGGGCCTACACGCCATCAGAAGGTACATTAAGCTATCGCCAAAAACTTACGGAATACTATAATAAGCTGGGCTATAACATTACCCCGCAAAATATTATTGTAACCACCGGCGGTTCTGAAGCTATTACAATAGCCATGATGACTTGCTTAAATCCGGGCGACGAGGTAATTATTCCCGAACCGTTCTACGCCAACTATAATGGTTTTGCCTGCCAGAGCGATATTGTGGTGAAACCGATCCTCTCTTACATTAACAATGGTTTTGCATTGCCCGAGATCAGCGAGTTTGAGAAGGTGATTACCGATAAAACCAAGGCGATTATTATCTGCAACCCTAACAACCCGACAGGTTACCTCTACTCGAAAGAGGAAATGGAAGAGTTAAAGACACTGTGTCTGAAACACGACCTGTATTTATTCTCTGACGAAGCTTACCGTGAGTTTTGCTATGATGGCCGCGAGTTTATTTCGCCCATGCATTTAGATGGTTTAGACGAAAATGTTTTGGTGATGGATACTGTAAGCAAGCGCTACAGTGCATGTGGTGCCCGTTTGGGTTGCCTGATTACCAAAAACGAAGCCGTAATTAAAACAGGATTAAAGTTTGCCCAGGCCCGCCTAAGCGCAGGTATGCTAGAACAAATTGCCGGCGAAGCCGCCGTTGATACACCAGACAGTTATTTTGAAGGTGTAAATAAAGAATATACCCATCGCCGTGATGTTTTAGTGAAAGCCTTAAACAACATGGAAGGCGTTTTCTGTCCTAATCCGGGTGGAGCATTCTACGTGGTAGCCAAACTCCCGATTGACAATGCCGACAAGTTTTGCCAATGGATGCTGGAAGAGTTTGAATACAACAACCAAACCGTAATGATGGCCCCTGCTACAGGTTTCTACAGCACCCCTGGTGCCGGAACCAACGAAGTAAGAATGGCTTATGTTTTAAACAGTGATGACCTGCAAGCCGCAATGACTTGCCTGCAGGAAGCGTTGAAGGTTTACCCGGGAAGAAAATAG
- a CDS encoding helix-turn-helix transcriptional regulator — MSAATETSKNIHQGRNVKRFREMLGLKQEALAIRLGEEWNQKRVSLLEAKETLEADILRQVAQALNVPEEAIKNLDEEKAVNIISNTFNDTSMLNAVNYNPNFNPIDKLIQIYEENKKLYEQLLASEREKIELLKNKS, encoded by the coding sequence ATGAGCGCAGCTACTGAAACCTCAAAAAATATCCATCAAGGCCGTAATGTAAAACGTTTCCGCGAAATGCTGGGACTGAAGCAAGAAGCATTGGCTATTCGACTTGGTGAAGAGTGGAATCAAAAACGTGTATCGTTATTGGAAGCTAAGGAAACATTGGAAGCTGATATATTGCGCCAGGTAGCGCAAGCATTGAACGTGCCTGAAGAGGCGATAAAAAACCTTGATGAAGAAAAGGCGGTGAACATCATATCCAACACATTCAACGACACTTCGATGTTAAATGCAGTAAATTATAATCCCAACTTCAATCCAATTGATAAACTAATTCAAATTTACGAAGAAAATAAAAAGCTGTATGAGCAATTGTTAGCTAGCGAACGTGAAAAGATTGAACTGTTGAAAAATAAAAGTTAA
- a CDS encoding helix-turn-helix domain-containing protein → MLKSIKEEKQYNDALARVYELMQTDINEGSVASDELEVLSILIKEYELVYHLLPSPSPLEAIKFRLDQMEMSEKELGDILGYRSRKSEILSGKRKLSLAMIRKLNEILHIPAEVLIQAY, encoded by the coding sequence ATGTTAAAGTCAATTAAAGAAGAAAAACAATACAATGATGCTTTGGCTCGCGTGTATGAGCTGATGCAAACTGATATAAATGAAGGCTCTGTGGCATCAGATGAGTTGGAGGTTCTTAGTATTCTTATTAAGGAATATGAGTTGGTATACCATCTTTTGCCTTCTCCTAGCCCACTGGAAGCAATTAAATTCAGACTTGATCAAATGGAAATGTCTGAAAAAGAACTGGGCGATATTTTAGGTTACCGGTCTCGTAAATCGGAAATCCTTTCTGGAAAAAGAAAATTGAGTTTAGCTATGATTAGAAAATTGAACGAAATCCTGCATATACCTGCCGAAGTTTTAATTCAGGCTTATTAA
- a CDS encoding ORF6N domain-containing protein has protein sequence MKELNTNDQQIVEKIYLIREIKVMLDKDLAEMYGTIPKRLRQQVKRNMERFPEHFMFQLSDKEVDSLVSQNAIPSRQSLGGTLPYAFSEHGILMLANVIKSQQAITMSIRIIEVFVKFREMLISQKDLLLKFEQLEKLIVQHDDDINTIFAALKQLIHQKNEPREPIGFKLKG, from the coding sequence ATGAAAGAGCTAAACACAAACGACCAACAAATAGTTGAAAAGATATATCTGATAAGGGAAATAAAAGTTATGCTGGACAAAGATCTTGCGGAAATGTATGGAACAATTCCTAAGCGTTTACGGCAACAGGTCAAACGTAACATGGAGCGTTTTCCCGAACATTTTATGTTTCAACTTTCCGATAAAGAAGTAGATTCATTGGTATCACAAAATGCGATACCATCGAGACAGTCGTTAGGCGGTACTTTGCCTTATGCATTTAGTGAACATGGGATATTAATGCTTGCGAACGTAATCAAAAGCCAGCAGGCTATTACCATGAGCATTAGAATTATCGAGGTATTTGTCAAATTTAGAGAAATGTTAATCTCTCAAAAAGATCTATTACTTAAATTCGAACAGCTTGAAAAGCTAATCGTTCAGCATGATGATGACATCAATACCATTTTTGCAGCATTGAAACAATTAATACATCAAAAGAATGAACCTCGGGAACCGATTGGTTTTAAACTGAAAGGTTGA
- a CDS encoding DUF1573 domain-containing protein produces the protein MKKLMILCAVILGFAFTASAQTDNKAEFKFNEEKHDFGKIPQGKPVTTEFTFVNTGEEPLILSDVKPTCGCTIADYTKTPVKKGDKGIIKITYNAAVVAPFNKTIIVTSNAKTPQKYLNIVGEVVAAPTSSSK, from the coding sequence ATGAAAAAGTTAATGATATTATGCGCAGTAATCTTAGGTTTTGCCTTTACTGCTTCAGCACAGACTGATAACAAAGCCGAGTTTAAATTTAACGAAGAAAAGCATGATTTCGGTAAAATCCCTCAGGGTAAACCAGTTACTACCGAGTTCACTTTCGTTAACACCGGCGAAGAACCTTTAATTTTATCTGATGTAAAACCTACCTGTGGTTGCACCATTGCCGATTACACTAAAACACCTGTTAAAAAAGGTGACAAAGGTATTATCAAAATCACTTACAATGCTGCTGTAGTTGCTCCGTTCAACAAAACCATCATTGTTACATCAAACGCTAAAACCCCTCAGAAATACCTGAACATTGTGGGCGAAGTGGTAGCTGCACCAACATCGAGCAGTAAATAA
- a CDS encoding site-specific integrase: protein MQGEELDTPKTLSDIWTYHTTHIAGLIGKQYTPGTLQKYKSVFRVLKRFMLLNSQTDDIRLDKIDYRFVRAFDYYLKTDYGVKINTATQMLKKLRTMMKIAIEIGWAKQDPFIAYRAHNEEVFREYLTSEELRELAEKNLSKKRLHVARDLFLFSCYTGLSYADTVKLTKSDIVKGEDGGTWIQTHRMKNNNRVRIPLLAPALELINHYKDYPRLKDDEAILPKLSNQKANAYLKEITKALGWNKYLTYHCARHTFATTVTLTNGVPIETVGQMLGHKSIRSTQIYARVTDTKVSKDMRVLKKKYAGQKLFLADI from the coding sequence ATGCAGGGTGAAGAATTGGATACCCCTAAAACGCTTTCCGATATCTGGACTTATCACACCACGCATATTGCGGGTCTCATTGGTAAGCAATACACGCCGGGTACGCTGCAAAAATACAAGTCAGTTTTCCGAGTATTAAAACGTTTTATGTTATTGAATAGTCAGACGGACGATATACGCCTGGATAAGATCGATTACCGGTTTGTCAGAGCTTTTGATTATTACCTGAAAACGGATTATGGGGTTAAGATCAATACGGCAACGCAGATGTTGAAAAAACTGAGAACAATGATGAAAATTGCAATTGAGATTGGCTGGGCTAAACAAGACCCATTCATTGCATACCGCGCTCATAATGAAGAAGTTTTCCGGGAGTACCTGACCAGTGAAGAGCTACGCGAACTTGCGGAGAAAAATTTATCCAAGAAACGGCTACATGTTGCAAGGGATCTTTTTTTGTTTAGCTGTTATACTGGACTCTCTTACGCGGATACTGTAAAGTTAACTAAATCAGATATTGTAAAAGGGGAAGATGGCGGTACTTGGATACAAACACACCGGATGAAGAATAATAATCGGGTTCGGATTCCTCTCCTCGCTCCCGCATTAGAACTGATCAATCATTATAAGGATTATCCCCGACTAAAAGACGATGAAGCTATTCTGCCCAAACTAAGCAATCAAAAAGCAAATGCTTATCTAAAAGAAATAACAAAGGCGCTTGGATGGAATAAATACCTAACTTATCATTGTGCGCGACACACGTTTGCAACTACGGTAACTTTGACAAACGGCGTTCCAATTGAAACTGTTGGCCAAATGCTTGGACACAAAAGTATTCGCTCTACTCAAATTTACGCGAGAGTAACGGATACTAAGGTTAGTAAGGATATGCGGGTTTTAAAGAAAAAGTATGCTGGTCAAAAGCTGTTTTTAGCGGATATTTAA
- a CDS encoding helix-turn-helix transcriptional regulator yields the protein MTLDELITKKDLENFKAELFELLKPIVVTQSFQRQKWLRSKDVRTMLKISPGTLSNLQKDGTLTPRKIGKILFYKAEEIEKLLNAPEKKSPKKLI from the coding sequence ATGACCCTTGACGAACTAATCACTAAAAAGGATCTTGAAAATTTTAAAGCCGAACTATTTGAACTTTTAAAACCAATAGTAGTAACGCAATCCTTTCAACGGCAAAAATGGTTAAGAAGCAAAGATGTCCGTACCATGCTAAAAATTTCTCCAGGAACTTTATCGAACCTTCAAAAAGATGGCACGCTCACCCCCCGGAAAATTGGCAAGATCTTGTTTTACAAAGCGGAGGAGATCGAGAAGTTGCTGAACGCCCCTGAAAAAAAAAGCCCGAAAAAGCTGATTTAA